A window from Desulfonatronum sp. SC1 encodes these proteins:
- the surE gene encoding 5'/3'-nucleotidase SurE: MDILLTNDDGIYALGLRAMYRALLRAGHTVHVVAPLTEQSAVGHAITLSLPLKIKHLREPDFQGVGVTGTPVDCAKLALSSLLDEPPDVLISGINNGANVGVDILYSGTVSAATEGALAGLPSLAVSMDNFHPANLDDQADYTVRLVQDMDWAALPSRCLLNLNFPDRDLRETLGLRCCPQTQAVYHDRHDHRVDPRGVGYYWLHGEIPAGEVGQDTDRGLLTQGYITLTPLRFDFTDYETMDRLQRTLTAPTVSA; the protein is encoded by the coding sequence ATGGACATCCTTCTAACCAACGACGACGGGATTTACGCCCTGGGGCTGCGGGCCATGTACCGGGCCCTGCTCCGGGCCGGACATACCGTGCATGTGGTCGCTCCGCTGACCGAGCAATCCGCGGTGGGGCACGCCATCACCCTGAGCCTGCCGTTGAAGATCAAGCACCTCCGGGAGCCGGACTTTCAGGGCGTCGGGGTAACCGGAACCCCCGTGGACTGCGCCAAGCTGGCCCTGAGTTCGCTTCTGGACGAACCGCCGGACGTCCTGATTTCCGGCATCAACAACGGGGCCAACGTGGGCGTGGACATCCTCTATTCCGGCACGGTCTCCGCGGCCACGGAAGGAGCCCTGGCCGGTCTGCCGTCCCTGGCCGTGTCCATGGACAACTTCCACCCCGCGAACCTGGACGATCAGGCGGACTACACGGTGCGTCTGGTTCAGGACATGGACTGGGCCGCGCTGCCTTCCCGCTGCCTGCTGAACCTGAACTTTCCGGACCGCGACCTGCGCGAGACCCTGGGGCTGCGCTGCTGTCCCCAAACCCAGGCCGTGTATCACGACAGGCACGACCATCGGGTTGACCCGCGAGGCGTGGGCTATTACTGGCTGCACGGGGAGATCCCGGCCGGCGAAGTCGGCCAGGACACGGACCGCGGCCTGCTCACCCAGGGCTACATCACCCTGACCCCCCTGCGTTTCGATTTCACGGACTACGAAACCATGGATCGGCTCCAGCGCACCCTAACAGCGCCAACCGTGTCTGCCTGA
- a CDS encoding 2-oxoacid:acceptor oxidoreductase family protein: MKNPQEIQRFELRLSGLGGQGILTLGKVLGAGLALEEGYFVAQTQSYGPEARGGASRSDLVISSQPISYPKPEQLDLLVALSQEACNQYYRHLKPGGYLLVDDSLVKQTPTNIYWGLPFTTLAKDKLGMVQAANMVLLGALAHLVPFVLPRAMKKGLETSLNPRFLESNLKAFQLGLTQAKKKYPDVQSQWTSF, from the coding sequence ATGAAGAACCCCCAAGAAATCCAACGCTTTGAGTTGCGGCTTTCCGGCCTGGGTGGACAGGGCATTCTGACTCTAGGCAAGGTGTTGGGTGCCGGATTGGCCCTGGAAGAAGGTTACTTCGTGGCCCAGACCCAGAGCTATGGCCCCGAGGCCCGGGGTGGCGCCAGCCGCTCGGACCTGGTGATCAGCTCCCAGCCCATCAGCTACCCCAAGCCGGAACAGCTCGACCTGCTGGTGGCGCTCAGCCAGGAAGCCTGCAATCAGTATTACCGCCACCTCAAACCGGGCGGTTATCTGCTGGTTGACGACTCCCTGGTCAAGCAGACCCCGACCAACATCTACTGGGGCCTGCCCTTCACCACCCTGGCCAAGGACAAACTGGGCATGGTTCAGGCCGCGAATATGGTCCTGCTGGGGGCCCTGGCCCACCTGGTGCCCTTCGTGCTTCCCCGGGCCATGAAGAAAGGGTTGGAAACCAGTTTGAACCCCAGGTTTCTGGAGTCGAATCTGAAGGCGTTTCAGCTGGGATTGACCCAGGCCAAGAAAAAATACCCCGACGTGCAGTCCCAATGGACATCCTTCTAA
- a CDS encoding 2-oxoacid:ferredoxin oxidoreductase subunit beta encodes MAEVTQLIHHYLRHNKRFPHVLCPGCGHGIVLGSLVRCVHQLGLTKDEVVLVAGIGCSGRIAVYVDFNTVHTTHGRALTFATGIKMANPKLKVIAVMGDGDALSIGGNHFLHAARRNIGVTALILNNNIYGMTGGQSSSTTAENCYSTTSPYGQQEQAFDIVNLAKAAGAPYVARSTVLHVKLLDRILATALERPGFNLVEVLTPCHTQFGRKNKFKTNVEMYQWYKKNATPIEALDKLSEAERAKRTPIGIFVEENRPSLEERHAAIKARLADGAPS; translated from the coding sequence ATGGCAGAAGTTACCCAACTGATTCATCACTATCTGCGGCACAACAAGCGCTTCCCGCATGTTTTGTGCCCTGGATGCGGTCACGGGATCGTGCTCGGCTCCCTGGTGCGCTGCGTGCATCAGCTCGGCCTGACCAAGGACGAAGTGGTGCTGGTGGCCGGGATCGGCTGTTCCGGGCGGATCGCGGTTTATGTGGACTTCAACACCGTGCACACCACCCACGGCCGGGCCCTGACCTTCGCCACCGGAATCAAGATGGCCAACCCGAAGCTGAAGGTCATCGCGGTCATGGGCGACGGCGACGCACTGTCCATCGGCGGCAACCACTTCCTGCACGCGGCCCGGCGGAACATCGGCGTGACCGCCCTGATCCTGAACAACAACATCTACGGGATGACCGGGGGCCAGAGTTCCTCCACCACGGCGGAGAACTGCTATTCCACCACCAGCCCGTACGGGCAGCAGGAACAGGCCTTCGACATCGTCAATCTGGCCAAGGCCGCCGGTGCGCCCTACGTGGCCCGCAGCACCGTGCTGCACGTCAAGCTGCTGGACCGGATACTGGCCACGGCCCTGGAGCGGCCCGGATTCAACCTGGTGGAGGTGCTCACCCCCTGCCACACCCAGTTCGGGCGCAAGAACAAGTTCAAGACCAACGTGGAAATGTACCAGTGGTACAAGAAGAACGCCACGCCCATCGAAGCCCTGGACAAGCTTTCCGAGGCGGAGCGGGCCAAGCGCACCCCCATCGGGATTTTCGTCGAAGAAAACCGGCCTTCCCTGGAGGAACGCCACGCCGCGATCAAAGCCCGCCTGGCGGACGGAGCACCATCATGA